A genomic stretch from Glaciecola nitratireducens FR1064 includes:
- the ispF gene encoding 2-C-methyl-D-erythritol 2,4-cyclodiphosphate synthase — protein sequence MFRIGHGYDVHKFGGMGPITIGGICIAHERGLIAHSDGDVALHALCDALLGSLALGDIGHHFPDSDKSYENISSLELLRQVYQRVQDLGYMLSNADITIEAQAPKMAPHINFMREAISDVMGVSVKDISIKATTTEGLGFVGREEGIACHAVVLICPRR from the coding sequence ATGTTCCGTATAGGCCATGGTTACGATGTACACAAATTTGGTGGAATGGGTCCCATCACCATTGGTGGTATTTGCATTGCTCATGAACGGGGCTTGATTGCACATTCTGACGGTGACGTAGCTTTGCATGCGCTGTGCGATGCACTGCTTGGTTCATTGGCGTTGGGTGATATTGGCCATCATTTTCCAGACAGCGATAAATCGTATGAGAATATAAGTAGTCTTGAACTCTTAAGACAAGTTTATCAACGTGTTCAAGATTTGGGCTATATGTTGAGCAACGCAGACATTACGATTGAAGCTCAAGCGCCAAAAATGGCACCGCATATTAACTTCATGCGTGAAGCAATTTCAGATGTTATGGGCGTCTCTGTAAAAGATATCAGCATTAAAGCGACGACGACTGAAGGGCTTGGCTTTGTAGGACGTGAAGAGGGTATTGCCTGCCACGCTGTCGTTCTCATATGTCCGCGTAGATAG
- the ispD gene encoding 2-C-methyl-D-erythritol 4-phosphate cytidylyltransferase gives MTAVKTYVAVVPAAGIGSRMQSTVAKQYLTIGNKTVIEHTLDALLSHPQIQSVVVVLHPQDSTFASLRVADSPLVDVVIGGTERVDSVLSGLQHCLRKVPSSLHSWVLVHDAARPCVTHSELNDLLSCENTCDGAILAVPVSDTIKRATQSEKIATFEIAETVDRAQLWQAQTPQFFPLQKLIAAIQLAQDSGIKMTDEASAMEHTNASIQLIEGRSTNIKITRPSDLALAAFYLSNNISSNMNENSKQGGNRCSV, from the coding sequence TTGACAGCAGTAAAAACATATGTCGCCGTTGTTCCTGCCGCTGGTATTGGCAGTAGAATGCAGTCAACGGTAGCTAAACAATATCTTACCATCGGGAATAAAACTGTTATCGAGCATACGCTTGACGCGTTGCTGTCTCACCCGCAAATTCAAAGTGTCGTAGTGGTTTTACATCCACAAGACAGCACGTTTGCATCACTAAGAGTAGCAGATAGTCCATTAGTTGACGTCGTTATCGGTGGCACTGAGAGAGTTGATTCAGTCTTAAGTGGTTTGCAACATTGTTTACGTAAAGTTCCGTCAAGCTTGCATTCTTGGGTGTTGGTGCACGATGCTGCTAGACCTTGTGTAACCCACAGTGAACTCAATGACTTATTGTCGTGCGAAAATACCTGCGATGGCGCGATATTGGCAGTTCCCGTCAGTGATACAATAAAAAGAGCGACGCAGTCCGAAAAAATCGCCACTTTTGAAATAGCAGAAACGGTCGATCGCGCTCAGCTTTGGCAAGCGCAAACACCTCAGTTTTTTCCCCTTCAGAAATTGATTGCTGCAATTCAACTAGCACAAGACAGTGGCATCAAAATGACCGACGAAGCTTCCGCAATGGAGCATACCAACGCGAGCATTCAGCTTATTGAAGGGCGCAGCACAAATATAAAAATAACGCGTCCAAGCGACCTAGCGCTAGCGGCGTTTTACTTAAGTAATAATATATCCTCAAACATGAATGAAAATAGTAAGCAAGGAGGCAACAGATGTTCCGTATAG
- the ftsB gene encoding cell division protein FtsB produces the protein MRNRWILVILISLLGLLQARLWFGKNSIADYNMMKSEVEELQQQNANLKQRNALLQADISDLQLGLESIEERARNELGLIKEGETFYRILPQEQ, from the coding sequence ATGCGCAATAGATGGATACTCGTCATATTGATTTCCCTGCTCGGGTTATTGCAGGCTCGCCTTTGGTTCGGCAAAAATAGCATTGCCGACTACAACATGATGAAGTCAGAAGTAGAAGAACTGCAGCAACAAAACGCGAATTTAAAACAACGAAACGCACTGCTTCAAGCTGATATTAGCGATCTTCAATTGGGCTTAGAGTCGATTGAAGAAAGAGCACGCAACGAACTCGGCCTAATTAAAGAAGGCGAAACTTTTTATCGAATTTTGCCCCAAGAGCAGTAA
- a CDS encoding TIGR03545 family protein, giving the protein MFRHRLSSLSKARQCGKISLWISIPLGSIAVVVILYLLFANTLFKSLAQNALGDASGAEVNLESVDHSFFPFGLTLSRLQATDNVNPIRNKVEIALLKADVDFMPLLNKKLIVNELIVQDVEFDTKRANAGAVYVQPDAQASNFAFPTLADLPSVDEVLAKSPLKTTAAIVEAQKVVEEYKQPIQDKYAALPSKDKLSAYKDRIEALKETDYKNPVELAAAKKEFDEIKEAIKKDRDNISEFVDLAKEAKAASASSVSALKSAPQEDYALLKGLVAGDEGAIGQVTQHLFGEKAKMYTQGLLLAMDMLSGNSDETVVEKTAVDDGLPNVWIKKAAINIKWQDEQIKTDWQNITDQHAIVGNPTTFLINSSKANNWNKIDLKGSFEIIQGKVNSVQNWDINGLVLDAVELVPAESKQKLNALLESGILASKGGLNVVDGKISGSSVFDLSALKLKATGDNDLTSAIAEIISGLSELELVTDFSGKLSNPSIKVKSDLDKKMLQALSSGLTGNSSGKLGELKSKLNAKVAEQLGQSGEQLASVDALLSAAQGDSETLNELLKAQMSNALDKKKDKLLNKLSDKLLGN; this is encoded by the coding sequence ATGTTTAGGCATCGTTTATCTTCACTTTCGAAAGCAAGGCAATGCGGTAAGATATCACTCTGGATTTCCATCCCTTTAGGCAGTATTGCAGTTGTCGTCATTCTTTATTTGCTGTTTGCCAATACGCTTTTTAAATCACTGGCACAGAACGCTCTCGGTGATGCATCTGGAGCAGAAGTGAATTTAGAATCCGTTGATCATAGCTTTTTCCCATTTGGCCTAACACTCAGTCGATTACAAGCCACAGACAACGTCAACCCTATCCGCAACAAGGTTGAAATTGCATTGCTGAAAGCTGATGTCGATTTCATGCCGCTGCTGAACAAAAAACTCATTGTAAATGAACTTATTGTGCAAGATGTGGAATTTGATACCAAGCGTGCAAATGCTGGCGCAGTCTATGTTCAACCTGATGCCCAAGCGTCCAATTTTGCATTCCCAACCTTAGCAGACTTACCCAGCGTCGATGAAGTATTAGCGAAGTCGCCCTTGAAAACCACAGCAGCCATAGTAGAAGCGCAAAAGGTTGTGGAAGAATACAAGCAACCGATTCAAGACAAATATGCAGCGCTGCCAAGCAAAGATAAGTTAAGCGCTTACAAAGATAGAATTGAGGCACTGAAAGAAACCGATTATAAAAACCCGGTTGAACTGGCTGCCGCTAAAAAAGAATTCGACGAAATAAAAGAAGCGATAAAAAAGGATAGAGACAACATTTCCGAATTTGTTGACCTTGCGAAAGAAGCCAAAGCCGCTTCAGCAAGTTCGGTCTCTGCACTCAAATCAGCACCTCAAGAAGACTATGCTCTGCTGAAAGGTTTGGTTGCCGGAGATGAGGGTGCCATTGGACAAGTAACGCAGCATTTGTTCGGCGAGAAAGCCAAAATGTATACTCAGGGCTTATTGCTTGCGATGGATATGTTATCCGGTAATTCAGATGAAACCGTTGTAGAAAAAACCGCAGTTGATGATGGATTACCCAACGTTTGGATAAAAAAAGCCGCCATCAATATTAAATGGCAGGACGAGCAAATAAAAACAGATTGGCAAAACATTACCGACCAACACGCGATCGTTGGTAATCCAACTACATTTTTAATCAATTCAAGCAAAGCCAACAACTGGAATAAAATTGACTTAAAAGGTAGCTTTGAAATCATTCAGGGCAAGGTGAATTCTGTTCAAAACTGGGACATCAATGGCCTTGTGTTAGACGCTGTTGAATTGGTTCCAGCAGAATCCAAACAAAAACTCAATGCATTGCTTGAGTCTGGCATACTCGCTAGTAAAGGTGGTTTGAACGTAGTTGATGGCAAGATTTCTGGCTCATCAGTATTCGACCTTAGCGCCCTGAAGCTGAAAGCGACAGGCGACAATGATTTAACCAGTGCTATCGCCGAAATCATTTCAGGCTTATCTGAGCTAGAGTTGGTCACAGACTTTTCTGGAAAGCTGAGCAATCCATCAATAAAAGTGAAGTCCGATTTAGATAAAAAAATGCTGCAAGCCCTTTCTAGTGGCTTGACTGGCAATAGTTCTGGTAAACTAGGCGAATTGAAAAGTAAGCTGAATGCAAAAGTTGCCGAGCAATTAGGTCAGTCGGGCGAACAACTTGCCTCTGTCGATGCTCTTTTATCTGCTGCGCAAGGCGACTCTGAAACCCTAAATGAGTTGTTAAAAGCGCAAATGAGCAATGCATTAGATAAGAAAAAAGATAAGTTGCTGAATAAGTTAAGCGACAAATTGCTTGGTAATTAA